One segment of Urocitellus parryii isolate mUroPar1 chromosome 5, mUroPar1.hap1, whole genome shotgun sequence DNA contains the following:
- the Ncf4 gene encoding neutrophil cytosol factor 4, whose product MALAQQLRAESDFEQLPDDVAISANIADIEEKRGFTSHFVFVIEVKTKGGSKYLIYRRYRQFYALQSKLEERFGPESKTSRFTCSLPTLPVKVYMGVKQEIAEMRIPALNAYMKKLLSLPVWVLMDPDVRIFFYQSTYDSEQVPQALRRLRPRTRKVKSVSPKGPGVDRLEAPRAEALFDFTGNSKLELSFKAGDVIFLLSRVNKDWLEGTSQGATGIFPTSFVKILKDFPEEDDPTNWLRCFYYEDTISTIKDIAVEEDLNSTPLFKDLLELMRREFQREDIALNYQDAEGDLVRLLSDEDVRLMVKQAQGLPSQKRLFPWKLHITQKDNYGVYSTAP is encoded by the exons ATGGCCCTGGCCCAGCAGCTGCGGGCGGAGAG TGACTTTGAGCAGCTTCCGGACGACGTGGCCATCTCAGCCAACATCGCCGACATCGAGGAGAAGAGGGGCTTCACCAGCCACTTT GTTTTTGTCATCGAGGTGAAGACAAAAGGGGGATCCAAGTACCTTATCTACCGCCGCTACCGCCAGTTCTATGCCTTGCAGAGCAAGCTGGAGGAGCGGTTCGGGCCAGAGAGCAAGACCAGTCGGTTCACCTGCAGCCTGCCCACGCTCCCAG TGAAGGTCTACATGGGGGTCAAGCAGGAGATCGCCGAGATGCGCATACCCGCCCTCAACGCCTACATGAAG AAACTCCTCAGCCTGCCCGTCTGGGTGCTGATGGACCCGGACGTCAGGATCTTCTTCTACCAGTCCACCTACGACTCGGAGCAAGTGCCCCAGGCGCTCCGGCGGCTCCGCCCGCGCACCCGCAAAGT CAAGAGCGTGTCCCCCAAGGGCCCCGGCGTGGACCGCCTGGAGGCTCCACGCGCAGAG GCCCTGTTTGACTTCACTGGGAACAGCAAACTGGAGCTGAGCTTCAAAGCCGGAGACGTGATCTTCCTCCTCAGTAGGGTCAACAAAGActggctggag ggcACGTCCCAGGGGGCCACGGGCATCTTCCCGACCTCCTTTGTGAAGATCCTCAAGGACTTCCCCGAGGAGGACGACCCCACCAACTGGCTGCGCTGCTTCTACTACGAGGACACCATCAGCACCATCAA GGACATTGCCGTGGAGGAGGACCTCAACAGCACTCCACTGTTCAAAGACCTGCTGGAGCTCATGAG GCGGGAGTTCCAGAGGGAGGACATCGCCCTGAACTACCAGGACGCCGAGGGGGACCTGGTCAGGCTGCTGTCGGACGAGGACGTGCGGCTCATGGTGAAGCAGGCCCAGGGCCTCCCCTCCCAGAAGCGCCTCTTCCCCTGGAAGCTGCACATCACCCAGAAGGACAACTACGGCGTCTACAGCACAGCGCCCTGA